The Kordia sp. SMS9 genome window below encodes:
- the panB gene encoding 3-methyl-2-oxobutanoate hydroxymethyltransferase produces the protein MSIAKKQYKRVTVKSLVEMKSNGEKISMLTAYDYTMAKIVDGAGIDVILVGDSASNVMAGHETTLPITLDQMIYHASSVIRAVKRALVVVDIPFGSYQSDPKEALRSAIRIMKESGGHAVKVEGGKEIKESIKRILNAGIPVMGHLGLTPQSIYKFGTYTVRAKEEEEAEQLKEDAKMLEKTGCFAIVLEKVPAKLAKEVAASISIPVIGIGAGNGVDGQVLVTHDMLGMTHEFNPRFLRRYLNMYEEMTKAFEQYAADVKSVDFPNDKEQY, from the coding sequence ATGTCAATCGCAAAGAAACAATACAAAAGAGTGACCGTAAAATCACTAGTGGAAATGAAAAGCAATGGAGAAAAAATTTCCATGTTGACCGCTTATGATTATACCATGGCAAAAATTGTAGATGGTGCTGGAATAGATGTGATTCTCGTGGGTGATTCTGCCAGTAATGTCATGGCTGGACATGAAACGACGCTTCCAATAACACTCGATCAAATGATTTACCATGCTTCTTCAGTCATTAGAGCAGTAAAAAGAGCCTTGGTGGTGGTTGATATTCCTTTTGGAAGTTACCAATCAGATCCGAAAGAAGCATTGCGTTCTGCTATCAGAATCATGAAAGAATCTGGTGGACATGCCGTAAAGGTTGAAGGTGGAAAAGAAATTAAAGAATCTATCAAACGTATTTTAAATGCAGGAATTCCTGTGATGGGACATTTAGGATTGACCCCACAATCTATTTATAAATTTGGAACATATACTGTTCGCGCCAAAGAAGAAGAAGAAGCAGAACAATTAAAAGAAGATGCCAAAATGCTTGAAAAAACAGGTTGTTTTGCTATTGTTTTAGAAAAAGTTCCTGCCAAATTGGCGAAAGAAGTAGCTGCTAGTATTTCAATTCCCGTTATCGGAATTGGAGCTGGAAATGGTGTGGATGGACAAGTGTTAGTGACACACGATATGTTGGGAATGACACATGAGTTCAATCCGCGATTTTTACGTCGTTATTTGAATATGTATGAAGAAATGACCAAAGCCTTTGAGCAATATGCCGCGGATGTAAAATCGGTTGATTTTCCGAATGATAAAGAGCAATATTAG
- a CDS encoding RluA family pseudouridine synthase: MKTISTKKNLQVLYEDNHIIIVNKRAGDIVQGDKTGDKPLSEVVKEYIADKYNKTGNVFLGVVHRLDRPTTGIIVFARTSKALPRLNKLFAEKKAKKTYWAIVNKMPPISQDTLTHWLRKNPKNNKSTAFAKEVAGSKEAILDYTVKKKLDRYVLLEIALHTGRHHQIRAQLSAIGCKIKGDLKYGFDRSNKDASIHLHARKLVFTHPVKKELLEIIAPLPNDPVWNACL, translated from the coding sequence TTGAAAACTATCTCCACAAAAAAAAATCTCCAAGTACTCTACGAAGACAATCATATCATTATTGTCAACAAGCGTGCAGGTGATATTGTACAAGGTGATAAAACAGGTGACAAACCGTTGAGTGAGGTTGTTAAGGAATATATTGCAGATAAATACAACAAAACTGGCAATGTATTTTTAGGTGTGGTACATCGGTTGGACAGACCAACTACAGGAATTATTGTATTTGCGCGAACTTCCAAAGCATTGCCGCGACTCAACAAATTGTTTGCAGAAAAAAAAGCTAAGAAAACCTATTGGGCAATCGTCAACAAAATGCCGCCAATATCTCAAGATACCTTAACACATTGGCTTCGTAAGAATCCGAAAAATAATAAATCGACTGCATTCGCAAAAGAAGTTGCAGGAAGTAAAGAGGCAATTTTAGACTATACTGTCAAGAAAAAATTAGATCGGTATGTATTGCTTGAAATTGCGTTGCACACTGGGAGACATCATCAAATAAGAGCGCAACTTTCGGCAATTGGCTGCAAGATTAAAGGCGATTTAAAATACGGTTTTGATCGGAGTAATAAAGATGCGAGTATTCATTTACATGCTAGAAAACTCGTTTTTACACATCCTGTAAAAAAAGAACTTTTAGAAATTATTGCTCCTTTACCCAACGATCCTGTTTGGAATGCGTGCTTATAA
- a CDS encoding GyrI-like domain-containing protein, protein MIEKPVIQTLPQKKLVGKSMRMSLVQNTTPILWKSFMQQRKSIENSVGTNLYSLLVYDDLYFENFNPQTTFTKYALTEVTDFETIPDGMESFTLESGLYAVFIYTGLPQNFGKAFQYILYTWLPTSGYELDNRPHFEVLGDNYIPNSEDSQEAVWIPIKK, encoded by the coding sequence ATGATAGAAAAACCTGTTATACAAACGCTTCCGCAGAAAAAACTCGTGGGGAAATCTATGAGAATGTCCTTAGTTCAAAATACAACTCCGATACTTTGGAAAAGCTTTATGCAACAGCGAAAAAGTATTGAAAATTCGGTCGGAACCAATTTATATTCACTTCTAGTGTATGACGATTTGTATTTTGAAAATTTTAATCCGCAAACAACATTTACAAAATATGCGTTAACCGAAGTGACTGATTTTGAAACAATTCCTGATGGAATGGAAAGCTTTACGCTAGAAAGTGGTTTGTATGCCGTTTTTATCTATACAGGTTTGCCACAGAATTTCGGAAAAGCGTTTCAATACATTTTATATACATGGTTGCCCACTTCGGGATATGAACTAGACAACAGACCACATTTTGAAGTATTAGGAGACAACTATATTCCAAATAGTGAAGATTCGCAGGAAGCGGTTTGGATTCCGATTAAAAAATAA
- a CDS encoding YciI family protein — MYIISLTYKVPIATVEVHLEDHIAYLNLQYELGNFQASGRKVPRTGGIILSTLKDKKQLEAVLAKDPFKIHDLATYELTEFIPSKTCDEWSFLKES; from the coding sequence ATGTACATTATATCACTCACCTATAAAGTTCCGATAGCAACTGTAGAAGTACATTTAGAAGATCATATTGCATATTTGAATTTACAATATGAATTGGGTAATTTTCAGGCTTCTGGTAGAAAAGTGCCAAGAACGGGCGGAATTATTTTATCAACACTTAAAGATAAAAAGCAATTAGAAGCAGTATTAGCTAAAGATCCGTTTAAAATTCACGACTTGGCAACGTATGAACTCACAGAATTTATTCCAAGCAAAACCTGTGACGAATGGTCATTTTTGAAAGAATCGTAA